From one Paeniglutamicibacter psychrophenolicus genomic stretch:
- a CDS encoding LacI family DNA-binding transcriptional regulator, translating to MEPTASGAQVTLKDVAAASGVSISTASRALDDRGNASGSAAAIHVRKVAEELGYRRNSFASNLRRGDTRTLGVLVPRLSDTVMALMFEALERAAAARGYFAMVATSGDDPEDERRAAETLLDRNVDGLILATARLDDELPRYFRERNVAHALVLRTDGVSPSALGDDEVGGYLAVRHLIDLGHRDIAVLTGPSFTSTGIARLAGARRALDEAAIETPAEWLVAAGYGIENGFSAGHEVLEGGIGRRPSAVFAANDNLAMGVIAAAHHLGIEVGEELALVGYNDIPLSSRLSTPLSSVRVPLDQIAGNAIDLIVNPGKEPQIRKSMPTLIPRASSGAPRHSMPQVR from the coding sequence ATGGAACCAACTGCTTCAGGCGCGCAAGTCACCCTGAAAGATGTTGCAGCTGCCAGTGGAGTAAGCATCTCCACCGCCAGCCGTGCCCTTGACGATCGAGGAAACGCGTCTGGCTCGGCTGCGGCGATCCACGTTCGCAAGGTCGCGGAAGAGCTCGGGTACCGGCGAAACTCGTTTGCCTCGAACCTGCGGCGCGGGGACACTCGGACACTCGGGGTGCTCGTGCCTCGCCTAAGCGATACCGTCATGGCCTTGATGTTCGAGGCACTCGAACGTGCTGCGGCGGCACGCGGGTATTTCGCAATGGTGGCCACCAGCGGTGATGACCCCGAGGATGAGCGCAGGGCTGCCGAAACGCTGCTTGACCGAAACGTTGATGGGCTGATCCTGGCGACGGCTCGCCTGGATGACGAGCTGCCAAGGTATTTCCGGGAACGCAACGTGGCCCATGCCTTGGTGCTGCGCACCGACGGGGTGAGCCCCTCGGCCCTCGGCGACGATGAGGTCGGCGGGTACCTTGCCGTCCGCCACCTCATTGACCTGGGGCACCGGGACATCGCTGTGCTGACCGGCCCGTCTTTTACCTCCACCGGTATTGCGCGACTGGCCGGGGCCCGGCGGGCCCTGGACGAGGCCGCAATCGAGACACCTGCTGAATGGTTGGTGGCAGCCGGCTACGGCATCGAAAATGGTTTCTCGGCGGGGCACGAAGTCCTCGAAGGGGGCATTGGAAGGCGTCCCAGCGCGGTGTTTGCCGCCAATGACAACCTGGCCATGGGCGTCATCGCTGCTGCCCATCACCTGGGCATCGAAGTCGGGGAGGAACTGGCTCTGGTTGGGTACAACGACATCCCACTCTCATCGCGTCTTTCGACTCCGCTGTCATCTGTGAGGGTTCCCTTGGACCAGATTGCGGGCAACGCGATCGACTTGATTGTGAATCCCGGCAAGGAACCGCAGATCCGCAAGTCCATGCCGACGCTCATTCCCCGTGCATCCAGCGGAGCCCCCAGGCATTCCATGCCACAAGTTCGCTGA
- a CDS encoding DNA cytosine methyltransferase, with the protein MQLEKTDFPQGRLTTVRGISGEVTGPFVTTELHIGRRPEAISLARYRAIPANGNRNNLRGRYLCSFSDGSEFIIEKVGKPRNAQGELDPLGTYRLVVDSITTSSSFCVLSYESGSDTDAVSPGGRKKETFRVQIKDDASTRRATIEYLSTKSWDNHDSGAGDVMGRVRAGAPSVTVRTEFFKPEKGRYLHPTENRPITHYEAAKLQGFPDNFRWCGSKTDIAKQIGNAVPVPLGLKIAESIHAYLRPNTV; encoded by the coding sequence ATGCAACTTGAAAAGACTGACTTTCCACAGGGGCGATTGACGACTGTCCGTGGAATTTCTGGGGAGGTTACGGGACCATTCGTAACTACCGAGCTACATATCGGTAGACGTCCCGAAGCGATCTCACTGGCCCGTTACCGAGCGATTCCCGCAAACGGAAATCGCAACAACCTGCGTGGTCGATATCTATGCAGTTTCAGTGATGGTTCAGAATTTATTATAGAAAAGGTAGGGAAGCCGAGGAATGCCCAAGGCGAACTCGATCCTCTCGGTACCTACAGGCTTGTGGTCGATAGCATTACCACTTCAAGCAGCTTCTGCGTCCTCTCGTATGAATCGGGCAGCGATACCGATGCCGTTTCACCCGGAGGGAGGAAGAAAGAGACGTTTCGAGTACAGATCAAAGACGACGCTTCTACCCGCCGCGCAACTATTGAATACTTGTCGACCAAGTCATGGGACAACCATGATTCTGGCGCAGGAGATGTTATGGGACGCGTGCGAGCTGGAGCACCGTCGGTCACAGTTCGGACCGAGTTCTTCAAACCAGAAAAGGGCCGATACCTGCACCCCACTGAAAACCGGCCAATAACACACTACGAAGCAGCCAAGCTCCAAGGATTCCCCGACAACTTTCGATGGTGCGGCTCAAAGACTGATATCGCCAAACAGATTGGAAATGCAGTTCCTGTACCGCTCGGATTAAAGATCGCGGAGTCGATCCATGCCTATCTGCGGCCGAACACCGTCTAG
- the drmB gene encoding DrmB family protein, which translates to MERIKHDLRLSETVSPFGVGAIVDIRGESLIAPDTSWWDKKFSPEIHCERLVERIGQSVLREAPTHSGRTGKDTLGLLYWRFPAWRFCERCSKLSAQTGRKKGKWTNTCFCGGSLVPMRYVAVCEKGSHLQDIPWFMWAHRGRDAGATESVRFCRSYKELRFVRSAKHGEGLKSLRVECGGCKRSRPLSDLVTKGALGRDGIRCKGVQPWQEPESGSACEHTLIATQRGATGNYIAERISALDIPEELPRSAEAADAIRGHMFFEKVVADNGGPQAHLVAGWIADELGVTPEEVLNVASGVDEPSDAALLDLKDGEWAAFLKKLTRTGRDQSYGDFVVDSWRVSDQQGVPPALSARLTSIGQVRRVREVRALTGFRRHTAEADLISADLSIDGKRRPVFPAIEVYGEGIFLRFDEQFLTEWEKRPEVKARAGILIERRNRTQWAQRLDVPEPRYVALHTIAHLLIRRLAFASGYSSASLQERIYAQSDRPDRTAGILIYTAAGDAQGTLGGLVRLGDPDKLVPILLAALDDADVCSNDPVCIESDRQGATSLNLSACHGCSLISETSCETANRLLDRQLVLGGSSVPGLLDGVLEEVRSTDR; encoded by the coding sequence GTGGAACGGATCAAGCATGACCTGAGGTTATCCGAGACGGTCTCGCCTTTCGGCGTCGGCGCAATCGTCGATATACGAGGTGAATCCCTGATTGCTCCCGACACGTCGTGGTGGGACAAAAAGTTTTCACCAGAGATCCACTGCGAACGCCTCGTGGAGCGGATCGGTCAGAGTGTCCTGCGTGAGGCCCCTACCCACTCAGGCCGCACAGGCAAGGACACGCTCGGCCTGCTCTACTGGCGTTTCCCTGCCTGGAGATTCTGTGAGCGGTGCTCAAAACTATCAGCACAGACAGGCCGGAAAAAAGGTAAGTGGACGAACACGTGCTTCTGCGGTGGATCGCTCGTTCCCATGCGCTATGTCGCGGTATGTGAGAAGGGCAGCCACCTCCAAGACATCCCTTGGTTCATGTGGGCCCATCGCGGCCGTGATGCCGGTGCCACTGAGTCCGTGCGCTTCTGCCGCTCATATAAGGAGCTTCGATTTGTCAGATCAGCAAAGCACGGTGAGGGACTTAAATCTTTGCGTGTGGAATGCGGGGGTTGCAAGCGGTCACGCCCTCTTTCCGATCTTGTAACAAAGGGAGCACTCGGTCGTGATGGTATCCGATGCAAGGGCGTTCAACCATGGCAGGAACCGGAATCCGGTAGTGCATGCGAGCACACGCTGATAGCAACACAGCGTGGTGCAACTGGAAACTACATTGCAGAACGGATCTCGGCGCTTGATATTCCCGAGGAACTCCCACGCTCGGCCGAGGCCGCCGATGCCATTCGTGGCCATATGTTTTTCGAGAAAGTCGTCGCTGACAACGGTGGTCCGCAGGCTCATTTAGTCGCCGGATGGATCGCTGACGAACTCGGCGTGACTCCTGAAGAGGTACTCAATGTTGCCTCTGGTGTAGATGAACCGTCCGACGCTGCCTTACTCGATCTCAAAGATGGCGAATGGGCGGCCTTCCTCAAGAAACTGACAAGAACAGGCCGTGACCAAAGTTACGGAGACTTTGTCGTTGATAGTTGGCGCGTCAGTGACCAGCAAGGTGTTCCTCCAGCCTTGTCAGCCCGTCTGACAAGCATTGGGCAAGTCCGAAGGGTACGTGAGGTTCGTGCCCTCACAGGCTTTCGACGCCACACAGCCGAAGCAGACCTGATCAGCGCCGACTTATCAATTGATGGGAAACGAAGGCCGGTATTCCCTGCAATCGAGGTATACGGGGAAGGGATTTTTCTGCGCTTCGATGAGCAGTTCCTAACCGAGTGGGAGAAAAGGCCAGAGGTTAAGGCCCGGGCCGGCATCCTCATAGAACGGCGCAATAGAACCCAATGGGCGCAGCGATTGGACGTTCCCGAGCCTCGCTATGTGGCCCTGCACACGATCGCGCACCTCTTGATTCGTCGTCTTGCATTCGCCAGTGGATACTCCTCGGCGTCTCTTCAAGAGCGAATCTACGCGCAGTCCGATCGGCCGGACCGCACGGCAGGCATCTTGATTTATACGGCAGCCGGTGATGCACAGGGCACGCTCGGAGGACTCGTCAGACTCGGCGATCCGGATAAGTTAGTGCCAATTTTACTGGCGGCCCTGGACGATGCCGATGTCTGCTCGAACGATCCAGTCTGTATCGAGAGTGACCGGCAAGGGGCAACTAGCCTTAACCTTTCTGCATGCCACGGGTGCTCCCTCATCAGCGAGACATCATGTGAAACAGCAAATCGCCTTCTCGACAGACAGCTCGTGCTTGGTGGGAGCAGCGTCCCCGGGCTGCTAGATGGTGTACTGGAGGAAGTCCGGTCTACGGACAGATGA
- a CDS encoding dihydrodipicolinate synthase family protein, producing the protein MSIDLRGLVPAPVTPFNRDGSVDVDAIHRLGGWLASVEGVKGLVVLGHAGEGTFLTQDEQALVIRAFRESVNDSLPIIAGITGEGNTVAALEAKRAVNAGASAGLVYPSHGWLRFGYQKGAPQTRYKEIYETSGLPLILFQYPDATKATYDLETQLEIAGQEGVFATKNGVRNMKRWDTEIPVLRKTYPDLQILTCHDEYLLHTMFDVDGALVGYGGLTPEPLVELIAAGKAKDYAAARAIHDRLLPVTKNVYHRGSHMEGTVALKQGLVARGILEHATVRPPLLPLAEGAAEEIAAALAAAHLGTVTVPA; encoded by the coding sequence ATGAGCATCGATCTTCGTGGACTTGTTCCCGCACCCGTCACCCCGTTCAACCGCGACGGAAGCGTCGACGTCGACGCCATCCACCGCCTGGGCGGATGGCTTGCCAGCGTCGAGGGTGTCAAGGGCCTCGTTGTCCTCGGCCATGCCGGCGAAGGAACGTTCCTGACCCAGGACGAGCAGGCACTCGTGATTCGAGCGTTCCGCGAATCGGTCAACGACAGCCTCCCGATCATCGCCGGCATCACGGGCGAGGGAAACACCGTCGCCGCCTTGGAAGCCAAGCGTGCCGTGAATGCCGGTGCCTCCGCGGGCCTTGTCTACCCGTCCCACGGCTGGCTGCGCTTCGGTTACCAGAAGGGCGCACCCCAGACCCGCTACAAGGAAATCTACGAAACCAGCGGCCTGCCGTTGATTCTGTTCCAGTACCCGGATGCCACCAAGGCCACCTACGACTTGGAAACGCAGCTTGAGATCGCCGGCCAGGAAGGCGTGTTCGCCACCAAGAACGGCGTTCGCAACATGAAGCGCTGGGACACCGAGATCCCGGTGCTGCGCAAGACCTACCCGGACCTGCAGATCCTGACCTGCCACGACGAGTACCTGCTGCACACCATGTTCGACGTCGACGGTGCATTGGTCGGCTACGGCGGGCTCACGCCCGAGCCGCTTGTCGAGCTCATTGCCGCCGGCAAGGCCAAGGACTACGCGGCGGCCCGCGCGATCCACGACCGGCTGCTCCCGGTGACCAAGAACGTCTACCACCGCGGTTCGCACATGGAAGGAACCGTGGCGCTCAAGCAGGGCCTCGTCGCTCGCGGAATCCTCGAGCACGCGACGGTGCGCCCACCGCTGCTGCCGCTGGCCGAAGGCGCCGCCGAGGAGATTGCCGCAGCACTCGCCGCAGCACACCTTGGCACCGTGACGGTTCCCGCCTAA
- a CDS encoding ATP-binding protein → MTTIENRDFSITVLGRTLEHLGTQMYKRRDVAIAELVANAWDAGAQNVHLSIPLKSDYNQASSKVIVKDDGQGMSPDEVQDNYLVIGRNRRSAGQEPPGSRRPMGRKGVGKLAGFGLGTRMDVLTATQNAATSLALNGADLTERGGKTKRLELPGTVTLLDEDASTTGTTITLSTLKHKTPPDIAGLHQSLSRRFSRTVLGEMKIFINEEPLQPFEVTFTKRDPAVGEDTATLECGNSVTWWAGFSDKVLSAEMQGFTILVNGKTAQAPAFFFNVEATASGQHGTKYLTGVIEADYLDNGTDDESDLVSTDRQDLDWDSEATESLMKWGQAQTRKLLRERLEDGERQAVATAESDPDLAGRLARLDPTSRKQANKFIMTLGRTDANPERVRELAGTIVRAFEYRQFHDYIEELEKVSEDPASLTEAIGYLSGWRVLESRAVLEVIKGRLGIVDKFFDMIIKDSPETASSKSDDNMHDLLARYPWLINPDWQVLSEEKTITNQLKEWNAEFVPEADRSRYDFLALEGNGETIIIEIKRAGHAVNMEDLMQLEKYVYKLEGAREKIRGVFITADRYAVSERIIDRWNERADMELLTWSTVQKRTSSHYQHYAAVLNSDIDEDSFDRKKKEVSQTRQVLSTSTRRTPEERRSGVGPSDIEFLEPALESLYDSLNQETSIVGISDTSNETISDASLGTS, encoded by the coding sequence ATGACAACCATTGAGAACCGCGATTTCTCGATCACTGTACTCGGCCGCACTCTCGAACATTTGGGAACTCAAATGTACAAGAGGAGAGATGTCGCCATCGCCGAGTTGGTGGCAAATGCTTGGGACGCCGGTGCTCAAAACGTGCATCTTTCAATACCACTTAAATCTGACTACAACCAAGCCTCGTCTAAAGTGATCGTTAAAGATGATGGCCAGGGCATGTCCCCTGACGAAGTCCAAGACAACTACCTGGTTATCGGACGAAATCGTCGATCTGCCGGCCAAGAGCCTCCAGGTAGCCGTCGTCCGATGGGTAGAAAAGGCGTAGGGAAACTAGCTGGGTTCGGGCTCGGGACCCGCATGGATGTACTCACCGCAACACAGAATGCGGCCACGAGCTTAGCGCTCAACGGCGCTGATTTGACGGAACGTGGTGGCAAAACGAAAAGGCTCGAGCTTCCAGGAACTGTAACGCTTCTGGATGAGGATGCTTCCACCACAGGAACTACTATCACCCTGTCCACGCTGAAACACAAAACACCACCAGATATAGCCGGCCTGCATCAATCGTTAAGTCGGCGATTCAGTCGAACAGTCCTTGGTGAAATGAAGATCTTTATCAACGAGGAACCGCTGCAACCTTTCGAAGTTACGTTTACTAAAAGGGATCCTGCTGTGGGCGAGGACACCGCAACTCTCGAATGTGGCAACAGTGTCACTTGGTGGGCAGGATTCAGTGACAAAGTCCTCTCAGCAGAGATGCAAGGGTTTACCATTCTGGTAAATGGAAAAACGGCGCAAGCACCAGCATTCTTTTTTAACGTTGAAGCCACCGCAAGTGGACAGCACGGAACGAAGTATCTGACCGGTGTTATCGAAGCTGATTATCTGGACAATGGTACTGATGACGAATCGGACCTGGTTTCGACCGATCGGCAAGACCTCGACTGGGATTCTGAGGCTACTGAGTCGTTAATGAAGTGGGGGCAGGCTCAGACCCGAAAACTATTAAGAGAACGTTTGGAAGATGGCGAACGGCAAGCGGTCGCGACGGCTGAATCGGATCCTGATTTGGCAGGTAGGCTCGCAAGATTGGATCCGACGTCACGAAAGCAAGCGAATAAGTTCATTATGACACTGGGTAGAACTGACGCGAATCCAGAGCGAGTCAGAGAACTTGCCGGGACCATTGTTCGAGCCTTTGAATATCGCCAGTTCCATGACTACATTGAGGAACTGGAAAAGGTTAGTGAAGATCCTGCGAGTCTGACAGAAGCTATCGGATATCTCAGTGGATGGCGTGTTCTGGAGAGCCGCGCAGTGCTTGAAGTGATCAAGGGCCGTCTCGGAATCGTCGACAAATTCTTCGATATGATTATAAAAGATAGCCCAGAAACCGCATCAAGCAAGAGCGACGACAATATGCATGATCTTTTGGCGCGGTACCCTTGGTTAATTAATCCAGACTGGCAGGTTTTGTCTGAAGAAAAAACAATCACCAATCAATTGAAAGAATGGAACGCAGAATTTGTTCCAGAGGCAGATAGGTCACGATACGATTTTCTGGCTCTCGAAGGCAATGGTGAAACGATAATCATCGAGATCAAGAGGGCCGGTCATGCTGTCAATATGGAGGACCTGATGCAGCTTGAAAAATACGTTTATAAACTTGAAGGTGCACGAGAGAAAATTCGAGGCGTTTTTATTACGGCAGATCGATATGCCGTATCTGAGCGAATCATAGACCGGTGGAACGAAAGGGCTGATATGGAGTTACTTACCTGGTCAACAGTCCAAAAAAGAACTTCTAGCCATTATCAACACTACGCCGCAGTATTGAACAGCGATATAGATGAAGACTCGTTCGACCGAAAGAAAAAAGAAGTCTCGCAGACTCGGCAAGTCCTCTCTACTTCAACCCGGCGGACTCCTGAAGAACGTCGTTCGGGTGTAGGGCCCAGCGACATCGAGTTTCTCGAGCCAGCATTGGAATCACTGTACGATTCCCTGAATCAAGAAACAAGCATTGTTGGTATCTCAGATACGTCTAATGAGACTATTTCGGATGCTTCATTGGGCACATCGTGA